The Humulus lupulus chromosome 3, drHumLupu1.1, whole genome shotgun sequence genome window below encodes:
- the LOC133823979 gene encoding mitogen-activated protein kinase kinase kinase 20-like has protein sequence MEKVVYDSLGSSPHIIKCYAHDYTLPDDDDDDDDEPILNVFLEYAFGGSLSSLIKRSTIATVSASVSVSVGMRESQARPHTRSILRGLEFIHGKGYVHCDLKPDNILLVHCDDDNPYGVDGFMAKIGDLGLAKKTKTGDSNGHNNNKSMLRVRGTSMYLSPESVLENIQEQASDIWSLGCVVLQMLTGSLPWNERLQKEELLLKIGTETPPLPQYLTPTARDFLDKCFTRNPNERPSAQMLLSHPFAMYGVCSETPRP, from the coding sequence ATGGAAAAGGTGGTCTATGACTCTCTGGGCTCCAGTCCTCACATCATCAAGTGCTACGCCCATGATTATACCCTCCCcgacgacgacgacgacgacgacgacgaACCCATTCTCAATGTCTTCCTTGAGTATGCCTTCGGCGGATCACTGAGTAGTTTGATCAAGAGAAGCACCATTGCTACTGTGTCTGCATCTGTGTCCGTGTCTGTAGGGATGCGTGAGTCGCAAGCAAGACCACACACTCGCTCCATTCTTCGAGGGCTTGAGTTCATCCATGGAAAGGGATATGTCCACTGCGACCTGAAGCCGGACAACATTTTACTGGTGCATTGTGATGATGATAATCCTTATGGAGTTGATGGTTTCATGGCCAAGATTGGTGATTTGGGTCTAGCCAAGAAGACCAAGACTGGTGATAGTAATggtcataataataataagtcaatgcttagAGTGAGAGGCACTTCAATGTATCTGTCTCCAGAGTCGGTGTTGGAAAATATTCAAGAGCAAGCCTCTGATATTTGGTCTCTGGGCTGTGTGGTTCTTCAAATGTTGACAGGAAGTCTGCCATGGAATGAGAGGCTGCAGAAAGAGGAGCTGTTGCTCAAGATTGGTACAGAAACGCCGCCTCTGCCACAATACCTTACGCCCACTGCTAGAGATTTCTTAGACAAGTGCTTTACCAGGAACCCCAATGAGAGACCCTCTGCTCAGATGCTCTTGTCTCATCCCTTTGCTATGTATGGAGTCTGCAGTGAAACCCCAAGACCTTGA